Proteins encoded by one window of Streptomyces sp. NBC_01477:
- a CDS encoding putative bifunctional diguanylate cyclase/phosphodiesterase, with translation MAGDNLARFAAIWSRAIYPVTATSMTRPEFEQHLLPLAGVLRDALHAYRFEPRDAVPVGAGLVAAHCTDPEALPSILGVIDAYLVLYCGPGLDLPADEIRVRCSRLQHAVAVGFSRALRERTLHEQESISRAALNAKSEAESALAASEARFRAVFEGAAVGIGIADLDGTVVEINEALTRMFGSEAHIMRRKASEWVHPDNAPEMQNLNRELVSGERDHYHIEKAYPKADGSVLWANVQVSLLRDAAGLPQYQLALLEDITERRRLLERLRHQATHDALTGLPNRALFFERLDRALSDTDDHGNDLGDRRIGVCYLDLDGFKAVNDSLGHAVGDRLLVAVADRLRGCVTSPDQLVARIGGDEFVAVYADPPSLRAVTDLAGRILNALSTPVLLDDRQLPVHGSIGIVHGPVGARGPADVLRSADITMYRAKERGGNRYEVADAAADARAITRHGLTNQLPSALRHGEFFVEYQPLIGLENGAVLGAEALVRWCHPVHGVLGPDQFIPLAESTGQIVPLGRWVLEQAALQARDWQDRHCMGPAPRINVNLSPVQLGHPDLVAEVAAVLDETGLRPSALCLEVTESALIGADEDALKPLRRIADLGVAIALDDFGTGYSNLSSLRWLPVSVLKLDRSFTRGMRQQPADPVEMKIVEGIVSLAHTLNLTVTVEGVETRIQAEHLRALGCDTAQGWYYGKAGPADQLHRLARADAR, from the coding sequence GTGGCCGGCGACAACCTGGCGCGGTTCGCCGCGATCTGGAGCCGGGCCATCTACCCGGTCACCGCGACCTCGATGACCAGGCCCGAGTTCGAGCAGCACCTGCTGCCGCTGGCCGGCGTCCTGCGCGACGCGCTGCACGCCTACCGCTTCGAACCGCGCGACGCCGTCCCGGTCGGCGCGGGGCTGGTCGCCGCGCACTGCACCGACCCGGAGGCGCTGCCCAGCATCCTCGGCGTGATCGACGCCTACCTGGTGCTCTACTGCGGCCCCGGCCTCGACCTGCCCGCCGACGAGATCCGGGTGCGCTGCTCACGGCTCCAGCACGCGGTCGCCGTCGGCTTCTCCCGGGCGCTGCGCGAACGCACCCTGCACGAGCAGGAGTCGATCTCCCGGGCCGCGCTGAACGCCAAGTCCGAGGCGGAGAGCGCGCTGGCCGCCAGCGAGGCCCGCTTCCGCGCGGTCTTCGAGGGCGCCGCCGTCGGCATCGGCATCGCCGACCTCGACGGCACCGTCGTGGAGATCAACGAGGCGCTGACCCGGATGTTCGGCAGCGAGGCGCACATCATGCGCCGCAAGGCCAGCGAGTGGGTGCACCCGGACAACGCACCCGAGATGCAGAACCTCAACCGCGAACTGGTCTCCGGCGAACGCGACCACTACCACATCGAGAAGGCCTACCCGAAGGCCGACGGCTCCGTGCTGTGGGCCAACGTCCAGGTCTCGCTGCTGCGCGACGCGGCCGGCCTGCCGCAGTACCAGCTGGCCCTGCTCGAGGACATCACCGAGCGCCGCCGGCTGCTGGAGCGGCTGCGCCACCAGGCCACCCACGACGCGCTCACCGGACTGCCCAACCGGGCGCTGTTCTTCGAACGCCTGGACCGCGCGCTCAGCGACACCGACGACCACGGCAACGACCTGGGCGACCGCAGGATCGGCGTCTGCTACCTCGACCTCGACGGCTTCAAGGCGGTCAACGACAGCCTCGGCCACGCCGTCGGCGACCGGCTGCTGGTCGCCGTCGCCGACCGGCTGCGCGGCTGCGTGACCTCGCCCGACCAGCTGGTCGCCAGGATCGGCGGCGACGAATTCGTCGCGGTCTACGCCGACCCGCCGAGCCTGCGCGCCGTCACCGACCTGGCGGGCCGCATCCTGAACGCGCTGTCCACCCCCGTGCTGCTCGACGACCGCCAGCTCCCGGTGCACGGCAGCATCGGCATCGTCCACGGCCCGGTCGGCGCGCGCGGCCCCGCCGATGTGCTGCGCAGCGCCGACATCACGATGTACCGCGCCAAGGAGCGCGGCGGCAACCGCTACGAGGTCGCCGACGCCGCCGCCGACGCCCGCGCCATCACCCGGCACGGGCTGACCAACCAGCTGCCCAGCGCGCTGCGGCACGGCGAGTTCTTCGTGGAGTACCAGCCGCTGATCGGCCTGGAGAACGGCGCCGTGCTCGGCGCCGAGGCCCTGGTGCGCTGGTGCCACCCGGTGCACGGGGTGCTCGGCCCCGACCAGTTCATCCCGCTCGCCGAGAGCACCGGGCAGATCGTGCCGCTCGGCCGCTGGGTGCTGGAGCAGGCGGCGCTGCAGGCCCGTGACTGGCAGGACCGTCACTGCATGGGCCCCGCGCCCCGGATCAACGTCAACCTCTCGCCGGTGCAGCTGGGCCACCCCGACCTGGTGGCCGAGGTCGCCGCGGTGCTCGACGAGACCGGTCTGCGGCCCAGCGCGCTGTGCCTGGAGGTCACCGAGAGCGCGCTGATCGGCGCCGACGAGGACGCGCTCAAGCCGCTGCGCCGGATCGCCGACCTCGGGGTCGCGATAGCGCTGGACGACTTCGGCACCGGATACTCCAACCTGTCGTCGCTGCGATGGCTTCCGGTCAGTGTGCTCAAGCTCGACCGGTCCTTCACCCGCGGCATGCGGCAGCAGCCCGCCGACCCGGTGGAGATGAAGATCGTCGAGGGCATCGTCTCGCTCGCCCACACCCTCAACCTCACCGTGACGGTCGAGGGCGTCGAGACCCGCATCCAGGCGGAACACCTGCGCGCCCTGGGCTGCGACACCGCCCAGGGCTGGTATTACGGCAAGGCGGGACCGGCCGACCAGCTGCACCGGCTGGCCCGCGCCGACGCGCGCTGA
- a CDS encoding acyl-CoA dehydrogenase family protein has protein sequence MQQYGPQPVSRQLPTEEARDLLALTRDLAQREIAPAAAADEEAGRFPRETFALIGEAGLLGLPYPEEYGGGGQPYEVYLQVLEELAAARLTVGLGASVHTLSCHAVAHYGSKEQRAEHLPGMLGGALLGAYCLSEPTSGSDAAALRTRAARDGDVWTIDGTKSWITHGGIADFYTVLARSGGEGAHGISAYLVPGDTPGLSAAVPERKMGLKGSPTAQVNFDAVTVPDTRRIGEPGQGFAIALGALDSGRLGIAACATGLAQAALDAALGYALERRQFNRPIADFQGLRFMLADMATRIEAGRALYLAAARLRDAGLPFSARAAMAKLFCTDTAMQVTTDAVQVLGGYGYTADFPVERYMREAKVLQIVEGTNQIQRMVIARHLAGPESRG, from the coding sequence ATGCAGCAGTACGGCCCGCAGCCGGTGTCCCGCCAACTGCCCACCGAGGAGGCGCGGGATCTGCTCGCGCTCACCCGGGACCTGGCCCAGCGGGAGATCGCCCCCGCCGCGGCCGCCGATGAGGAGGCCGGGCGCTTCCCCCGCGAGACGTTCGCCCTGATCGGTGAGGCCGGGCTGCTCGGCCTGCCCTATCCGGAGGAGTACGGCGGCGGAGGCCAGCCGTACGAGGTGTATCTCCAGGTGCTGGAGGAACTGGCGGCGGCCCGGCTGACCGTCGGCCTCGGGGCCAGCGTGCACACCCTGTCCTGCCACGCCGTCGCCCACTACGGCAGCAAGGAGCAGCGCGCCGAGCACCTGCCCGGCATGCTCGGCGGCGCCCTGCTGGGCGCGTACTGCCTCTCCGAGCCGACCTCTGGCTCCGACGCCGCGGCGCTGCGGACCCGGGCGGCCCGCGACGGCGACGTCTGGACGATCGACGGCACCAAGTCCTGGATCACCCACGGCGGCATCGCCGACTTCTACACGGTGCTCGCCCGCAGCGGCGGCGAGGGCGCGCACGGCATCTCGGCGTACCTCGTACCGGGTGACACCCCCGGCCTGTCGGCGGCCGTGCCCGAGCGGAAGATGGGCCTGAAGGGCTCACCCACCGCGCAGGTGAATTTCGACGCCGTCACGGTGCCCGACACCCGCAGGATCGGGGAGCCGGGCCAGGGCTTCGCCATCGCGCTCGGCGCGCTGGACTCCGGGCGGCTCGGCATCGCCGCCTGCGCGACCGGCCTGGCGCAGGCAGCACTCGACGCCGCGCTCGGATACGCCCTGGAGCGGCGGCAGTTCAACCGGCCGATCGCCGACTTCCAGGGCCTGCGCTTCATGCTCGCCGACATGGCCACCAGGATCGAGGCCGGCCGGGCGCTCTACCTGGCGGCGGCCCGGCTGCGCGACGCGGGACTGCCGTTCTCGGCGCGGGCGGCCATGGCCAAGCTCTTCTGCACCGACACCGCGATGCAGGTGACCACGGACGCCGTCCAGGTGCTCGGCGGGTACGGCTACACCGCCGACTTCCCCGTGGAGCGCTACATGCGCGAGGCGAAGGTGCTGCAGATCGTGGAGGGCACCAACCAGATCCAGCGGATGGTCATCGCCCGTCATCTGGCCGGCCCCGAGTCCAGGGGCTGA
- a CDS encoding Lrp/AsnC family transcriptional regulator: MEELDRQIVELLMADGRMSYTDLGKATGLSTSAVHQRVRRLEQRGVIRGYAAIVDAEAVGLSLTAFISVKPFDPSAPDDIPERLADVAEIEACHSVAGDENYILKVRVATPIELEHLLSRIRTLAGVSSRTTVVLSTPYESRPPRI; this comes from the coding sequence GTGGAGGAGCTGGATCGTCAGATCGTGGAACTGCTCATGGCCGACGGGCGGATGAGCTACACGGACCTGGGCAAGGCCACCGGCCTTTCCACCTCGGCGGTGCACCAGCGGGTCCGCCGGCTGGAACAGCGCGGGGTCATCCGCGGGTACGCCGCGATCGTCGACGCCGAGGCCGTCGGGCTCTCGCTGACCGCGTTCATCTCGGTCAAGCCGTTCGATCCCAGCGCGCCCGACGACATCCCCGAGCGGCTGGCCGACGTCGCCGAGATCGAGGCGTGCCACTCCGTGGCGGGGGACGAGAACTACATCCTCAAGGTGCGGGTCGCGACCCCGATCGAGCTGGAGCACCTCCTCAGCCGGATCCGCACCCTCGCCGGCGTCTCCAGCCGCACGACGGTGGTCCTCTCCACCCCGTACGAGTCCCGCCCGCCGCGCATCTGA
- a CDS encoding SLC13 family permease, whose amino-acid sequence MSTAAAETLSVAALLVVLGFAVLRPHGWPEAVAAVPAAALLTAVGAVPPSAAWHQIKELAPVVGFLAAVLVLAELCAQDGLFTAAGDAIAQACRGEPQRLLGGVFAVAAVVTAVLSLDATVVLLTPVVIATAARAGARARPHVYACAHLANSASLLLPVSNLTNLLAFTAAGVTFTRFALLMAVPWLLAVGIEYLVFRRFFAADLKVTEHPPERGEPPAVPVFTLVVLGLTLAGFAVTSLAGFNPAWAALAGALVLGGRALRRRRATVGGLVAAAGPLFCLFVLALGVVVEAVVRNGLSDAADRILPSGSGLLALLGTAAFAAVLANVINNLPAVLALLPLAESAGPGPVLAVLIGVNLGPNLSYAGSLATLLWRRVLHDHGTEASLRTFTRLGLLTVPPTLVASTVALWAGLRLTGT is encoded by the coding sequence CTGAGTACCGCAGCCGCAGAGACGCTGTCCGTCGCCGCGCTGCTCGTCGTCCTGGGCTTCGCGGTGCTCCGGCCGCACGGCTGGCCCGAGGCCGTGGCCGCGGTGCCGGCCGCGGCGCTGCTCACCGCGGTCGGCGCGGTGCCGCCGTCCGCCGCCTGGCACCAGATCAAGGAACTGGCCCCCGTCGTCGGCTTCCTGGCCGCCGTGCTGGTGCTGGCCGAACTGTGCGCGCAGGACGGGCTGTTCACCGCCGCGGGCGACGCCATCGCGCAGGCGTGCAGGGGCGAACCGCAGCGGCTGCTCGGCGGGGTCTTCGCCGTCGCGGCCGTGGTGACCGCGGTGCTCAGCCTGGACGCCACGGTGGTGCTGCTCACCCCGGTGGTCATCGCGACCGCCGCCCGGGCCGGCGCCCGCGCCCGCCCGCACGTCTACGCCTGCGCCCACCTGGCCAACTCCGCCTCGCTGCTGCTGCCGGTCTCCAACCTGACCAATCTGCTGGCCTTCACCGCGGCCGGGGTGACCTTCACCCGTTTCGCGCTGCTGATGGCCGTGCCGTGGCTGCTGGCCGTCGGCATCGAATACCTGGTCTTCCGCCGCTTCTTCGCCGCCGACCTGAAGGTCACCGAACACCCGCCCGAGCGCGGCGAACCGCCCGCCGTACCGGTCTTCACCCTGGTGGTGCTCGGCCTGACGCTCGCCGGCTTCGCGGTCACCTCGCTGGCGGGGTTCAATCCCGCGTGGGCGGCCCTGGCCGGCGCGCTGGTGCTCGGCGGACGGGCGCTGCGCCGCCGCCGGGCCACCGTGGGCGGGCTGGTGGCCGCGGCGGGGCCGCTGTTCTGCCTGTTCGTGCTCGCGCTCGGCGTGGTCGTCGAGGCGGTGGTACGCAACGGGCTGTCCGACGCCGCGGACCGGATCCTGCCCTCGGGCAGCGGGCTGCTCGCGCTGCTGGGGACCGCCGCCTTCGCCGCGGTCCTGGCCAACGTCATCAACAACCTGCCCGCCGTCCTCGCGCTGCTCCCGCTGGCCGAGAGCGCGGGACCGGGACCGGTGCTCGCCGTGCTGATCGGCGTCAACCTCGGCCCCAACCTCAGCTACGCCGGGTCGCTGGCCACCCTGCTGTGGCGGCGCGTGCTCCACGACCACGGCACCGAGGCGTCGCTGCGCACCTTCACCCGGCTGGGGCTGCTCACCGTGCCGCCGACGCTGGTGGCCTCCACCGTCGCGCTGTGGGCGGGGCTGCGGCTCACCGGCACCTAG
- a CDS encoding SAM-dependent methyltransferase has product MTDRPSWAPPGIDITVPSVSRVYDYFLGGSHNFEVDREAARHALQAMPGISRIGQANRAAMRRAVRFAMDRGIDQFLDIGSGIPTFGNVHEVAHSLNPDANVVYVDNDPVAVEHSKAVLDGHQHAAIAAADLRDPRSILEHPETRRLLDLDRPVGLLLVAVLHFLPEQDDPYGVVATLRDALAPGSVMLITCATLEDGPLRDSQLGVQAAYQRTSTPLLMRTKPEVERFFDGFDLLEPGVVPPPCWRPDTPPDEDDPAVRHGLAGVGLKP; this is encoded by the coding sequence GTGACCGACCGGCCTTCCTGGGCACCGCCCGGCATCGACATCACCGTGCCCAGCGTGTCGCGGGTGTACGACTACTTCCTCGGCGGTTCGCACAACTTCGAGGTGGACAGGGAAGCGGCCCGGCACGCGCTGCAGGCGATGCCCGGCATTTCCAGGATCGGCCAGGCCAACCGGGCCGCCATGCGCCGCGCGGTGCGCTTCGCCATGGACCGCGGCATCGACCAGTTCCTCGACATCGGCTCCGGCATACCGACGTTCGGCAACGTCCACGAGGTCGCCCACTCGCTCAACCCGGACGCCAACGTGGTCTACGTCGACAACGACCCGGTCGCGGTCGAGCACAGCAAGGCCGTGCTCGACGGCCACCAGCACGCCGCCATCGCCGCCGCCGACCTGCGCGACCCGCGCTCGATCCTGGAGCACCCCGAGACGCGGCGGCTGCTGGACCTCGACCGGCCGGTCGGGCTGCTGCTGGTGGCCGTGCTGCACTTCCTGCCCGAGCAGGACGACCCCTACGGCGTCGTCGCCACCCTGCGCGACGCGCTCGCCCCCGGCAGCGTCATGCTCATCACCTGCGCCACCCTGGAGGACGGCCCGCTCAGGGACAGCCAGCTCGGCGTCCAGGCCGCCTACCAGCGCACCAGCACCCCGCTGCTGATGCGTACCAAGCCCGAGGTGGAACGGTTCTTCGACGGCTTCGACCTGCTGGAGCCCGGGGTCGTCCCGCCGCCGTGCTGGCGCCCCGACACCCCGCCGGACGAGGACGACCCCGCGGTGCGGCACGGGCTCGCCGGTGTGGGGCTGAAACCGTGA
- a CDS encoding carbohydrate-binding protein has translation MKRLHALGSGVAAAALAVAGLGASTALGAGQASGATAAPNALSNQWYAAAPYLMPTDNNPPDATAIMDATGLKAFQLAFILAPNGGGCSPTWGGTSAVSSDTAVAGVISAIRAKGGDVSVSIGGYGGTKLGQACSDAASTAAAYQQVISKYQLKAIDFDLEEPEYENTAAVAHEIGAAKILQQNNPGLFVSVTTAGTAAGTGWFGQQMLNEAKSQGFTPNNFSIMPFDGGFNGAASQTAALTAFNGLLKSTFGWDTATAYAHEGFSGMNGRSDSGEYFYQADFQTVLDYATSHGMGRFTFWSLNRDRQCSPPDNGTTSGTCSSVAQGNWDFAKYSVKFAGATPPSTPPPTTPPTSPPTSPPGGGSCTVAAWTASAVYVGGNEVSHSGHKWKAKWWTTNEEPGTTGEWGVWQDEGTC, from the coding sequence GTGAAGCGTCTCCATGCACTGGGTTCCGGCGTGGCCGCCGCGGCCCTCGCCGTCGCCGGGCTCGGCGCCAGCACCGCGCTCGGCGCGGGACAGGCCAGCGGCGCCACGGCGGCGCCGAACGCCCTGAGCAACCAGTGGTACGCCGCCGCTCCCTACCTGATGCCGACCGACAACAACCCGCCGGACGCGACCGCGATCATGGACGCCACCGGCCTCAAGGCCTTCCAGCTCGCCTTCATCCTGGCGCCCAACGGCGGCGGTTGCAGCCCCACCTGGGGCGGCACCAGCGCGGTGTCCTCCGACACCGCGGTCGCCGGCGTCATCTCGGCGATCAGGGCCAAGGGCGGTGACGTCTCGGTCTCCATCGGCGGCTACGGCGGCACCAAGCTCGGCCAGGCGTGTTCCGACGCGGCGTCCACCGCCGCGGCCTACCAGCAGGTGATCAGCAAGTACCAGCTCAAGGCGATCGACTTCGACCTGGAGGAGCCGGAGTACGAGAACACCGCGGCCGTCGCGCACGAGATCGGCGCGGCCAAGATCCTGCAGCAGAACAACCCGGGCCTGTTCGTGTCGGTGACCACCGCCGGCACCGCGGCCGGCACCGGCTGGTTCGGCCAGCAGATGCTCAACGAGGCCAAGTCGCAGGGCTTCACGCCCAACAACTTCTCCATCATGCCCTTCGACGGCGGCTTCAACGGCGCCGCCTCGCAGACCGCCGCGCTGACCGCCTTCAACGGCCTGCTCAAGTCCACCTTCGGCTGGGACACCGCCACCGCGTACGCCCACGAGGGCTTCTCCGGCATGAACGGCCGCAGCGACTCGGGCGAGTACTTCTACCAGGCGGACTTCCAGACCGTGCTGGACTACGCGACCAGCCACGGGATGGGCCGCTTCACCTTCTGGTCGCTCAACCGGGACCGCCAGTGCAGCCCGCCGGACAACGGCACCACGTCCGGTACGTGCAGCAGCGTGGCGCAGGGCAACTGGGACTTCGCCAAGTACTCGGTGAAGTTCGCCGGCGCCACCCCGCCCAGCACCCCGCCGCCCACCACTCCGCCGACCAGCCCGCCGACCAGCCCGCCCGGTGGCGGCAGCTGCACGGTCGCGGCCTGGACCGCGTCCGCGGTCTATGTCGGCGGAAACGAGGTGTCCCACAGCGGCCACAAGTGGAAGGCCAAGTGGTGGACCACCAACGAGGAGCCCGGAACCACGGGTGAGTGGGGCGTGTGGCAGGACGAGGGCACCTGCTGA
- a CDS encoding serine/threonine-protein kinase — protein MESLGAGDPRSIGGYPLFARLGAGGMGQVFLARTPAGRALALKTVRSEFALDPGFGDRFAREIRHADRVRSPWTVAVVDFSPPGGSPQWLATEYVPAPSLTDWVAARGPLPAPAVASLAAELCAALRTVHDAGLAHRDVKPSNVLLAGQRPLLIDFGIARAAEDSRHTRTGGMIGSPGYMPPEQATAGVASEPGDLFALGAVVVYAATGRGPFHRPGEEPSAPALLYRVVHEDADLSGVPESVLPLVRACLAKDPGDRPDARAAAGLLPGSAAPGGWPAALPELAAELRARDSLARAALGATPTAGLGPSPYGPASTAYAAPAPARPAPAAYAATAPVGPAPVTPSYGPYGGPARSYPAPPGPRRRRRTSLVAVVAAVAVVGAVVAVVLSQTGGSGGGSGDKGTGSPSAPSSGADALPAAWVGTWYGEGTGSLSQGTEDIKVTLTLTGGGLGSTVGQQSSAVRLAGSGSDAGCTEKLQLSQAQGATMVFRAVTSVPSDPDSNLRCISGGLYTLSMTDAKHLRLGSGSQVAGSPTSFEKQD, from the coding sequence ATGGAGAGCTTGGGGGCCGGCGACCCGCGGTCGATCGGCGGGTATCCGCTGTTCGCACGGCTGGGAGCGGGCGGTATGGGGCAGGTCTTTCTGGCGCGGACCCCGGCGGGCAGGGCGCTGGCGCTGAAGACCGTACGGTCGGAGTTCGCCCTCGATCCCGGCTTCGGCGACCGGTTCGCGCGGGAGATCCGGCACGCCGACCGGGTGCGGTCGCCGTGGACGGTCGCGGTGGTGGATTTCAGCCCGCCGGGCGGCAGTCCCCAGTGGCTGGCGACCGAGTACGTGCCGGCGCCGTCGCTGACCGACTGGGTCGCGGCGCGCGGCCCGCTGCCGGCGCCCGCGGTGGCGTCGCTGGCCGCCGAATTGTGCGCGGCGCTGCGGACCGTCCATGACGCCGGCCTGGCGCACCGCGACGTCAAGCCGTCCAACGTGCTGCTGGCCGGGCAGCGCCCGCTGCTGATCGACTTCGGCATCGCCAGGGCCGCGGAGGACTCCCGGCACACCCGTACCGGCGGGATGATCGGCTCCCCCGGCTACATGCCGCCCGAGCAGGCGACCGCGGGGGTGGCGTCCGAGCCGGGCGACCTGTTCGCGCTGGGCGCGGTGGTGGTCTACGCCGCCACCGGGCGCGGGCCTTTCCACCGTCCGGGTGAGGAGCCGTCGGCGCCCGCGCTGCTCTACCGGGTGGTGCACGAGGACGCCGACCTGAGCGGTGTGCCCGAGTCGGTACTGCCGCTGGTCCGCGCGTGCCTGGCCAAGGACCCCGGGGACCGCCCCGACGCGCGGGCCGCGGCGGGCCTGCTGCCCGGCTCCGCGGCCCCCGGCGGCTGGCCGGCGGCGCTGCCGGAGCTGGCCGCCGAGCTGCGGGCCAGGGACTCGCTGGCGCGGGCCGCGCTCGGAGCGACGCCGACCGCGGGCCTCGGCCCTTCGCCGTACGGCCCGGCGAGCACGGCGTACGCGGCGCCGGCGCCCGCCCGTCCGGCCCCGGCCGCGTACGCGGCGACGGCCCCCGTCGGCCCGGCGCCGGTCACGCCGTCCTACGGCCCCTACGGTGGCCCGGCCCGCTCCTACCCGGCGCCGCCCGGCCCGCGGCGGCGGCGGCGTACGAGCCTGGTGGCCGTCGTGGCCGCGGTCGCCGTGGTGGGCGCCGTGGTCGCGGTGGTGCTCAGCCAGACCGGCGGCTCGGGGGGCGGCTCCGGCGACAAGGGCACGGGCAGCCCGTCGGCCCCGTCGTCGGGCGCCGACGCGCTGCCCGCCGCCTGGGTCGGCACCTGGTACGGCGAAGGTACCGGCAGCCTCAGCCAGGGCACCGAGGACATCAAGGTCACCCTCACCCTGACCGGCGGCGGGCTGGGCAGCACCGTCGGGCAGCAGTCCAGCGCCGTCCGGCTGGCGGGCTCGGGCTCCGACGCCGGCTGCACCGAGAAGCTCCAGCTCTCCCAGGCGCAGGGCGCCACCATGGTCTTCCGGGCGGTCACCAGTGTCCCCAGCGACCCGGATTCGAATCTGCGCTGCATTTCCGGCGGCCTGTACACCCTGTCGATGACCGACGCGAAGCATCTGCGGCTGGGCAGCGGCTCGCAGGTGGCGGGGTCGCCGACCTCCTTCGAGAAGCAGGACTGA
- a CDS encoding FAD-binding protein, translating to MRSNWAGNLTFSAAEVRRPATVAELRSLVAAGRRVKALGSGHSFSDIADTDGTLIDLSALPPEIDVDTAARTVRVAAGVRYAELAAHLHARGFALPNMASLPHISVGGSVATGTHGSGDANGGLATSVSAIDLVTADGGVHAMSRDADGDTFDGAVVALGALGVVTHLTLDLRPGFEIRQRVLTGLELADATADFDAITAAAYSVSLFTDWRGPRFTQVWLKQLADAPGADFPWAEPAGTKLHPVPGVDPLHCTEQHDVPGPWHERLPHFRPGFTPSNGEELQSEYLVPRAHAAAALTALDGVRDTVAPVLQICEVRTVAADRLWLSPAHGRDTVALHFTWVKDTPRVLPVLTAVEAALAPYEPRPHWGKLFTTAPAEVRARYPRMGDFLALAAATDPAGTFSNGYLDRMLHA from the coding sequence ATGCGAAGCAACTGGGCCGGGAACCTGACCTTCTCCGCGGCCGAAGTGCGCCGTCCCGCCACCGTCGCGGAACTGCGCTCGCTCGTCGCCGCCGGCCGCCGGGTCAAAGCACTCGGCAGCGGCCACTCGTTCAGCGACATCGCCGACACCGACGGCACCCTGATCGATCTGTCCGCGCTGCCGCCCGAGATCGACGTGGACACCGCCGCCCGTACCGTCCGGGTCGCCGCCGGTGTGCGCTACGCCGAACTCGCCGCACACCTGCACGCCCGCGGTTTCGCGCTGCCCAACATGGCCTCGCTGCCGCACATCTCGGTCGGCGGCTCCGTCGCCACCGGCACCCACGGCTCGGGCGACGCCAACGGCGGCCTGGCCACCTCGGTCTCCGCGATCGACCTGGTCACCGCGGACGGCGGCGTCCACGCCATGAGCCGGGACGCGGACGGCGACACCTTCGACGGCGCCGTCGTCGCGCTCGGCGCCCTCGGCGTCGTCACCCACCTCACCCTGGACCTGCGGCCGGGGTTCGAGATACGCCAACGGGTCCTCACCGGCCTCGAACTCGCCGACGCCACCGCGGACTTCGACGCGATCACCGCGGCCGCGTACAGCGTGAGCCTGTTCACCGACTGGCGCGGGCCGCGCTTCACACAGGTGTGGCTCAAGCAGCTCGCCGACGCCCCCGGCGCCGACTTCCCGTGGGCCGAGCCCGCCGGCACCAAGCTGCACCCGGTGCCCGGCGTCGACCCCCTGCACTGCACCGAACAGCACGATGTGCCAGGCCCCTGGCACGAGCGGCTGCCGCACTTCCGGCCCGGCTTCACGCCCAGCAACGGCGAGGAGCTGCAGTCCGAGTACCTGGTGCCCCGCGCGCACGCCGCCGCCGCGCTGACCGCCCTGGACGGCGTGCGCGACACCGTCGCGCCGGTCCTGCAGATCTGCGAGGTCCGCACGGTCGCCGCCGACCGGCTCTGGCTCAGCCCCGCCCACGGCCGCGACACCGTCGCCCTGCACTTCACCTGGGTCAAGGACACCCCGCGGGTCCTCCCGGTGCTCACCGCCGTCGAAGCGGCCCTGGCCCCGTACGAACCGCGCCCGCACTGGGGCAAGCTCTTCACCACCGCCCCCGCCGAGGTCCGGGCCCGCTACCCGCGCATGGGCGACTTCCTCGCGCTGGCCGCCGCCACCGACCCGGCCGGCACCTTCTCCAACGGCTACCTCGATCGGATGCTGCACGCATGA